Proteins found in one Betaproteobacteria bacterium genomic segment:
- a CDS encoding alpha/beta hydrolase, which yields MAIDPQAQKVLDLIKQAGLPEIWQLTPEQGREQYLMRVSNLALKEQIFRVQDRKIPGPGQDLDIRVYQPREPRAGEKFPVLLWFHGGGFVIGDLDSHDSACRALANQADCLVVAVDYRLAPESKFPAAVDDCFATLRWLALHVVELGGDPLRMAVGGDSAGGNLAAVVAILARNDGYPKLAGQLLIYPCVAPEPETPSHKKFAEGYVLTRNAITWFYKQYVRSPKEFYDFRFAPLAADDLSNLPPALVLVAGFDPLRDEGIDYAKRLMEAGNPVTLSNYEGMVHGFYLMGGAVDAAKRAIAESAAHLRRWFAKGERT from the coding sequence ATGGCCATCGATCCGCAAGCGCAAAAAGTTCTCGACCTCATCAAACAAGCGGGGTTGCCGGAAATTTGGCAGCTCACTCCCGAGCAAGGGCGAGAGCAATATTTGATGCGCGTAAGCAATCTCGCGCTCAAGGAGCAAATCTTTCGTGTCCAGGACCGCAAGATTCCAGGGCCAGGCCAAGACTTGGATATCCGTGTCTACCAACCACGCGAGCCCAGGGCAGGCGAGAAATTTCCGGTGCTCCTGTGGTTCCACGGCGGCGGTTTCGTGATCGGCGATCTGGACTCTCACGATAGCGCCTGCCGGGCACTCGCCAACCAGGCCGATTGCCTGGTGGTGGCGGTGGACTACCGCTTGGCGCCCGAGAGCAAATTTCCGGCGGCGGTGGACGATTGCTTCGCAACCTTGCGCTGGCTCGCGTTGCACGTGGTGGAACTGGGCGGCGATCCCCTGCGCATGGCGGTGGGGGGCGATAGCGCCGGGGGCAATTTGGCGGCGGTGGTTGCAATCCTCGCGCGCAACGACGGATACCCGAAATTGGCGGGCCAGTTGTTGATCTACCCTTGCGTGGCGCCGGAACCGGAGACGCCTTCGCACAAGAAATTCGCGGAGGGTTACGTGCTCACACGTAACGCCATCACGTGGTTCTACAAGCAGTATGTGCGCAGCCCAAAGGAGTTTTACGATTTTCGCTTCGCGCCTCTGGCCGCGGACGACCTGAGCAACTTGCCGCCGGCCTTGGTGCTGGTGGCGGGCTTCGATCCCCTGCGGGATGAAGGCATCGACTACGCCAAGCGTCTCATGGAGGCAGGTAATCCGGTGACGCTTAGCAATTACGAAGGCATGGTGCACGGATTTTATTTGATGGGCGGTGCGGTAGATGCGGCGAAGCGTGCGATCGCCGAATCCGCGGCTCACTTGAGACGATGGTTCGCGAAAGGGGAGAGAACATGA
- a CDS encoding PaaI family thioesterase produces the protein MEKTFDIKIPYVEHMGMRLLEKADGKARVAFEPKAEHFNSWKTIHGGVLMGLLDVAMGTASRSLDAQCIGAATVEMKTNFISGAQGPVFTDARAQWAGRSLIFTEAEMTDMAGTLLAKATGTFKLIYPKEG, from the coding sequence ATGGAAAAAACTTTCGATATTAAAATCCCTTACGTGGAACACATGGGCATGCGCCTGCTGGAGAAGGCGGACGGCAAAGCGCGCGTGGCCTTCGAACCGAAAGCCGAGCATTTCAATAGCTGGAAGACCATCCACGGCGGTGTGCTCATGGGTTTGCTGGACGTGGCCATGGGCACTGCCTCGCGTTCGCTCGACGCCCAATGCATTGGCGCCGCCACGGTGGAGATGAAGACCAATTTCATCAGCGGCGCCCAAGGCCCGGTGTTCACGGATGCCCGTGCCCAGTGGGCGGGGCGTTCTCTCATATTCACCGAAGCAGAGATGACTGACATGGCCGGTACCCTATTGGCGAAGGCCACTGGCACTTTCAAACTTATTTATCCAAAGGAAGGCTAA
- a CDS encoding SDR family oxidoreductase, which produces MSLKQQLDLSGKVALVTGGSRGLGLQLAEALGEMGAKLALTARKAGELEAAATALRAHGCEVAVFPADLQNAAGAEALARQVMERFGTIDILVNNAGATWGASAEDHPLEGWIKVINLNLTGVFALTQAVGRLAMIPKRYGRIINIASVAGVRGTDPRFMSTIAYNTSKGGVVNFTRSLAAEWGLYGITVNAIAPGVFPTKMAAGMIEKAKDFVIDRTPLRRLGNDQDLKGIAALLASDASSYITGQIIAVDGGMTAL; this is translated from the coding sequence ATGAGTCTCAAGCAGCAATTGGATCTTTCAGGCAAGGTGGCGCTCGTCACGGGAGGCTCTCGCGGCCTTGGCCTGCAACTGGCCGAGGCGCTGGGGGAAATGGGCGCCAAGCTGGCGCTCACGGCACGTAAGGCTGGAGAGTTGGAGGCCGCTGCTACCGCGCTACGCGCGCATGGCTGCGAGGTGGCGGTTTTCCCCGCTGATTTGCAGAATGCGGCTGGGGCCGAGGCGCTTGCGCGCCAGGTCATGGAGCGCTTTGGCACCATAGACATCCTGGTCAATAACGCGGGCGCTACCTGGGGCGCAAGCGCGGAAGACCATCCTCTGGAAGGATGGATCAAAGTGATCAATCTGAATCTGACCGGCGTGTTCGCGCTGACACAGGCCGTTGGCCGCCTGGCCATGATTCCCAAACGCTACGGGCGCATCATCAACATCGCCTCCGTCGCCGGTGTTAGAGGCACCGATCCGCGCTTCATGAGCACCATCGCCTACAACACCAGCAAAGGCGGGGTGGTCAACTTTACACGCTCGCTCGCAGCCGAATGGGGTCTGTATGGAATCACCGTCAACGCCATTGCGCCCGGAGTCTTTCCCACCAAAATGGCGGCCGGCATGATCGAGAAGGCCAAGGACTTCGTGATAGACCGGACACCTCTGCGGCGGTTGGGCAACGACCAGGACTTGAAAGGCATCGCCGCCCTCCTTGCCTCCGATGCATCGAGTTACATCACCGGGCAGATCATCGCGGTGGATGGCGGCATGACCGCGCTCTAA
- a CDS encoding SDR family oxidoreductase: protein MSLAGKIAWITGAGTGIGLGGAQALAAAGATVVMSGRRADVLEREAAVIKAKGGKAEVAVLDVSDANAVSKVAQGILSRHGKVDILVNSAGLNTPKRFWKNQSVEGWNEVIRINLDGTFYCCHAVLPSMRARKDGLIINISSWAGVYHAAITGPAYNSSKFGAVALTESINLEECINGIRACVICPNEVATPIMERRPIPPSAEDRARMLKMEDLGQTIRFVAEMPPHACVNQIIISPTWNRGYVPGAKAIAG, encoded by the coding sequence ATGAGCTTGGCCGGAAAAATTGCGTGGATTACGGGAGCGGGAACAGGCATCGGCCTGGGTGGCGCGCAAGCCTTGGCGGCGGCGGGCGCCACGGTCGTCATGTCGGGCCGGCGCGCGGACGTGCTGGAGCGTGAAGCTGCCGTCATCAAGGCGAAGGGCGGCAAGGCTGAGGTGGCTGTGCTCGACGTGAGCGACGCGAACGCCGTGAGCAAGGTGGCGCAAGGCATTTTGTCGCGCCACGGCAAGGTGGATATCCTGGTCAACAGCGCGGGGCTCAATACCCCTAAACGCTTTTGGAAGAATCAGAGCGTGGAGGGGTGGAACGAAGTCATTCGAATCAACCTGGACGGCACCTTTTACTGCTGCCACGCCGTGCTGCCTTCCATGCGCGCGCGCAAGGACGGGCTCATCATCAACATATCTTCGTGGGCCGGTGTCTACCACGCCGCCATCACGGGACCTGCCTACAACAGCAGCAAGTTCGGCGCAGTGGCGCTCACCGAGAGCATCAATCTGGAAGAGTGCATCAACGGCATTCGCGCGTGCGTGATTTGCCCCAACGAAGTCGCCACCCCCATCATGGAACGCCGCCCCATCCCTCCAAGCGCCGAGGACCGCGCACGGATGTTGAAGATGGAGGATCTAGGCCAGACGATCCGCTTCGTCGCCGAAATGCCGCCACATGCTTGTGTGAACCAGATCATCATCAGCCCGACGTGGAATCGAGGCTACGTGCCAGGGGCGAAGGCAATTGCGGGGTAG
- a CDS encoding RES domain-containing protein, producing the protein MILWRLSPARYATLALTGEGASLRGGRWNSRGVKAVYASLDPATTILEALTTFDLAFAPNGGFQLLKLSIPADVQFTEPPLAELPERWADWDSPGAAREYGDVFLKSGLGHLLIVPSAVLPQARNAVINPAHPQARKISIMQQTPFEFDPRWPLNRS; encoded by the coding sequence GTGATTCTATGGAGGCTAAGCCCGGCTCGCTATGCGACGCTGGCCTTGACGGGGGAAGGTGCGAGTCTGCGAGGGGGGAGATGGAATAGCCGCGGGGTCAAGGCGGTGTATGCATCGCTCGACCCCGCGACAACGATTCTTGAGGCGTTGACGACCTTCGATCTCGCGTTTGCACCGAACGGAGGATTCCAACTATTGAAACTTTCCATCCCGGCGGATGTCCAGTTCACCGAACCGCCGTTGGCCGAGTTACCGGAACGGTGGGCGGATTGGGACTCGCCCGGCGCCGCGCGAGAGTATGGCGATGTCTTCCTTAAAAGTGGGCTGGGACATCTGTTGATCGTACCGAGCGCGGTGCTGCCGCAGGCGAGAAACGCCGTGATCAATCCAGCTCATCCCCAAGCCCGGAAAATATCCATAATGCAGCAGACTCCTTTTGAATTTGATCCGCGGTGGCCTCTAAATAGGTCATAA
- a CDS encoding DUF2384 domain-containing protein, whose amino-acid sequence MSEGVETVLNLLAIPAPRRRRIHSIMDLESLVQEGLPGRALIALQTALEIPVARFVEIVGISARSFSNLGKNRNLDLVVSDRLARIARIAAKCEEVFGSREKAVHWLHEPLIALGGKTPFERMLTETGAARVEDILVSIEHGVYV is encoded by the coding sequence ATGTCCGAGGGCGTGGAAACGGTTTTGAATCTGCTCGCGATACCAGCACCCCGGCGGCGCAGGATACACTCGATAATGGACTTGGAGTCCTTGGTTCAAGAGGGGTTGCCGGGGCGCGCTTTGATAGCTCTTCAAACTGCTCTGGAAATTCCCGTTGCGCGTTTTGTGGAGATCGTAGGCATCTCGGCGCGCAGCTTCAGCAATTTGGGAAAGAACCGCAATCTAGACCTCGTGGTGAGCGATCGTTTAGCGCGAATCGCCAGGATCGCCGCGAAGTGCGAAGAAGTGTTCGGCAGCCGGGAGAAGGCGGTTCATTGGTTGCACGAACCCTTGATCGCGCTTGGGGGAAAGACGCCCTTTGAGAGAATGCTTACCGAAACGGGCGCCGCCCGCGTCGAAGACATCTTGGTCTCGATCGAACACGGGGTGTATGTGTGA